The region CGAGGGCGACGCCCTCATCGAGGCCTTGCTGACCGACGGCGACAACGACATCGTCATCGCCAGCCGGAACGGACAGGCCGTCCGTTTCCACGAGAGCGACGTCCGGACGATGGGCCGGGGCGCACAGGGGGTGCGGGGCATACGTCTCGGCGAAGGCGACCGGGTCGTGGGGATGCTGGCGTCGGATCGGGACACCACGCTGCTCTCCGTGACGGAGAACGGCTACGGGAAGCGGACGGACATCGAGAACTACCGGCTGACCCGCCGCCACAGCAAGGGCGTGAGCAACATACGCACCAGCGAGCGTAATGGGCCCGTCGTGTCGATCCACGCGGTCTCCGACGAAGACGAGTTGATGATCATTACCACGAACGGCCTCATCATACGCCTGCCGGTCCGCGACCTGCGCCCCATCGGCCGGAACACCCAGGGCGTCCGGCTCATCAACCTGGGCGAGGGGGACCGGGTGATCGATGTTTCCCGGATTACGCCGGGCGACGAAGAGGACGATCCGGCGACTTCCGAAGACGATTCCACGCCGTCCGAAGCGGCCGAATCACCCGGATCGGACGGTGACGAGGAGGGTTGAAAAAAGCGCTTGACACGTTAGGCGCGCACCCTATATTTCGTCCGTTCTTCAGGAGGAAAGGCCTTTCGTTCCGAGGCTGCACTGGTGTAAAGCGAGGGTACAATGAGCGGGATCTGCCCCGAATGTGGCGCCGAGATCACCCTGGACTATGATGTCGTGGTCGGCGAAATCATCACGTGCCCGGAGTGCGGCGCGGAACTGGAAGTGATCAGCGTCGGCCCACTGGAGTTCGCACTGGCACCGGAAGAAGAGGAAGACTGGGGAGAATAGGCCCACGGTCTAGTCGGCGGTTTCGAGCACATACGGGATATCAAGGAAATCAAGATGAGCAAACGAATGAAACATAAACATGGTAAACATGATTGTGATTTACGTTCGTCCGCTCATCGGGCCCCACGGTAATCCTGCGAAAGGGATTACGGGGCCACGGGAACAGTTGGGAGCCGTGTTCCTCTTCGATTGAGCGAAGAGGCCGGCTCTTTTTTTTTGCACGCGGGGCAAGGGAACACCGGATATCCGGAAGGACGCGGTATATCCGGAAGGACGCGGGATCTATGGTATTGGGCATCGTGCTGTCGCGTATCAGGAAGGACGAGAAACGGTTGATCGCCGAGGCGCGCCGCCGCGGCATCAACGTGAAGACGATCGACAACAC is a window of Gemmatimonadota bacterium DNA encoding:
- the lysW gene encoding lysine biosynthesis protein LysW, whose protein sequence is MSGICPECGAEITLDYDVVVGEIITCPECGAELEVISVGPLEFALAPEEEEDWGE